The window ataattttttttttatcagaattaaattatattattatgaacTTTGCTTTAAGCTTAAAGCGTTTTCCAAGtgaaaaaatcaatcattatgataaaataaaaataaatttttaattttatttgagattttCCATTAGTAAATAGCGCTTATAtctaacataattgtcattcaaactttcgtaattaatattttcagataatatttattcaaaagttgtttttttaaaaattaattacttcttttatcttaccgcttatagaataatttaaaagttaaaaaatgataataagtCGCTTAACCAAAATGGGTTACTGCTTACATAAAATCGCTTAAGGCGTAAATAAATCACTCTacgcgtaacgctttaaaacaaggcctgatataaacaaatgtatatatatatatatatatatatatgtatatatatatatatatgtatatatatatatatatttatatacaccctcggaattaggaaaaatgaggatggcaataatttgccgaccttaatcttttagaggttggcatcagattggcaaaaaaaaatttgaaacaaaggtcttaccataaaacatagaaatgaagtgggcaattttttgccaacctcaaacacttttaggatggcagttaggtcggcattgtcgaatgctgaccctaattccgagggatatatatatatatatatatatatatatatatatatatatattatatatatatatatatatatatatatatatatatatatatatatatatatcagggtgttaACCAGCCTGATGGCACCGCATATAACGCGGTTTCCCACTTggtttaaaattcccaaagGTTCTTAAGatcatggtaaaaaaaaaaatttaaatcagttTCAGATTTAAAGTGTTGCGCTAGACGagtaaaaaaaagctattagtACGCACGACATGGAAATGAAATAAGTTAATGAATTAAGAACTAAgatcaattttttaatgtgaaaaaacgTGTCGTCATTAACAAGCAAGATCATTCAttctaaagttgaaaaaaaagttatttttaatttttaattgacgTCAGTTATTCTCCAGTTAAAATTGTTCAATacgtttaataaattatttcattaatttatttttgttattcaaaaaatattaatttacattCTTGCTGTTTATCTTAAGTTAGgaaagttacaaataaaatttgcatattaataaatattataatttaagttaataacgttttcatattaaaagatttattaataatttcggTAAAATAAGTTAGCTGGTAAAGTAAACcgaaaataacaacaaaaaaatcaaaaataaaacatacaatgaaatgtattatatattttatatttgcataaaacataaacgaagataattaaataatattataatattattaattattaacaatatttacaataattacaaaaaaaaatttttttaaatttacaaatacaaaatttacgtagatatttaatgtatatctgtaaattgaaaaaaaaaaaattagtttttgtatttaaatatatttttttacttaaatacctaatttactagatatttaaatatgccgattaaatttagttgatgccctcattttaaaatactatagcgtctgtatgatattttgttgactacgacatatttccgttaaatgatcaggtctgtgaatcatgaaaagacgaaaaaaataaaatgataaattttgcattatcataaaatataaatgtttgaagcgaaaaaacccagaccgtagattctttttttttttaaatctttttaaaatccCAATCGCTtgtccaaatttgaataagattttaaataaacacaatttttagataaaatgaacATCATAGATTAAAAATTTGATCTGTTCCGATCGTTTATTGGCGCTTGTTCTTTTTTTTGGTCGGAattcttgtattttttgtaaaaattgatagaaatattgtattttgacaactatataaaGCTAATATAGGTCAGAAacgattagaactaggatctatAGAAAATTAAGGCACTTTTTCAAtagatttttaactaaatttagttaACGCCGATGAGCGAAAGTGATCTAAAGACTCCGAAATGGTATTctttaaattcattattatgGGTAGTAAAAAGGattagaaaattatataaaaaagagaaaagtttcttcaaatattaaaaaaacctgaagcgaagaaatatataacatttaaagctTTTGTTTGGGCATAATACGCTtataaaatcatgctaatttcaaataaataagttcgaataatttgtaaatcgccttaactataTTTGACGGAAATTGGCGAGCCATCcaagtttttcaattaaaagtttattaaaatttcggaaactttaatttaactttcatTTAAAAGCTATcgatttaaataagttttttaacttttgaatgtatctatgataaaaattgtaatataaaatatgatgaACAATAATACGATTACCTATGTAAGaaagttaagaaaatttttttaagtattttaaaatttttagttttaaaatgctaaagtatttaaaaactgaaacatTCAAAATCTTTCCATATAATTAGGGTTGCCAACGTCTGGATTTTacgataattaaaattttacggattttaaaaacctgtaataattttttttagtgttttccTTCGTAAAAGCCATAAAATTCTGGCATTCCTACGTATAAAGTATAGTGTTTTTTATCGACTGTcgttaattaaaaagttgttttagcaagttaaaaagttacaagAGGATCTTGGAAATcgtcaaaaatgttttgttaaaaattaaatactatttagcattttttttacatttataatttaaaaatgaaaatgaaaataacagAAGACATTATATGTAACTAATCGTTTAAACCTTTTACAACTGTATTTAAAAGCGACATACGCAATTAAAATAGATCaaagtttcaataaataaatttattaattcattcattaaaaaaattgcaaacaatTGTCTTTTGTTCTTGTTTTCTCTCTACAATATTAAACAAAGGAGATAAgcgatttaaaaatgaaaactgaCGAAGATTGCTCAAAATGAAACAAGTTGAATAATtagaattaaacatttataaaatataaaaatattcctgaataataaaacagaaaaatattcCTATGAATAACCgagcaaaaatagaaaatttgtattgaaacttaattgtttctaaaaaattgtatctacttttttaaatgtcagagtgtaatgacctttttttttggcGGCACCTAAATTCCCAATTCCGCTAAAACTCTGTATGAATTTTTTTCCTGGCtaacaccctgtatatatatatatatatatatatatatatatatatatatatatatatatatatatatatatatatatatatatatatatatatatatatatatatatatatatatatacatacatacatacatatatatatatatatatatacaaacacatatatatatatatatatatatatatatatatatatatatatatatatacatacacatatatatatatatatatatatatatatatatatatatatatatatatatatatacatatacatatatataaatatatatatatatatatatatatatatataaatatatatatatatatatttatatatacatatgtatatgtatatatatatatatgtatatatatatatatacatatacatatacatatatatatatatatatatatatatatatatatatatatacatatatatatatacatatatatatatatatatatatatatatatatatatatatatatgtatatatatatatatatatatatatatttatatatatatatatatttatatatatatatatatatatatatatatatatatatatatatatatatatatatatatatatatatatattagggtgtcccgaAAAACAACATTTTCGAAAAATATATGCAGAGACCCCcttaatgtgttctatctaatacaaaaacactagatttaaaatttttttgaataaaatattttaaggggtccctcaagaccctcgaatatttaataggtccctaatattttcgaaaaaaaaatttttcaaaaatatgtcaacctggtactcaaatgaagcgaaattatataaaaatttcaaaaataatatagatttctaatataaatttgttatttttggttttattacataaaaaattacgttttttaacaaaaaacaaaaaaatgcattttttatgtatttttatgacaattttgataaataagttaaaattttcccaaattaaatatcatttttgaaatttttatataattttgcttcatttgagtaccaggttgacatatatatatatatatgaaatatgcctaaaaaaatgcatatttatttttaatatttatattaattcaaTGATTCTTTTAAGGTGGATTTGACCCAACTCCAGATATTGAAATGAGTGATAGTTCCATTATTACTGatacaacaaataataatgtaCAATTTGGACCTGAACCAGAAAAGTTATTAGAAATCTCTGATGACAGCATagaaaatatagatatatctatTGAGGATATACCTGATGAATTTCCAGTTACTAATCTGTATGAACTTGAGGAAAGAATATTTACTGAGAATTGGTCCATtccattcaaaaaaaatgagtCTTTAGCTAAGTGTTTATACAGTGCTACGAAATTagctttttatgaaaaaagtgaTATAGATACTAACTGTGCACATTTTGTTGATAGAATCTTACCCGAGTGCTTTAGCAAGCTGATGTTTTCTCCTGCTGTGCGTAAATGGCAACCTGATATACATGAAGGTGTATTTAATATGGTGCAGTTATTCATTGACTTTGCAGCAACAAGATTGAAATATCAGCCATTGCCAGTTAAACTGCTCGGAATATTGTGTAAATGTTTTGATCCAGAATCAgaatttcatttcaaaaatagaTCAAGAAAATGGAATCGAACCTATTATGAAGATATATTTGGTTATGAAAAATGTCCTGCTATGAGTCCCCCATACACTTCTTACAAGGTAAGTTTGTTTTAGTTACAagcttttaaagtatttaaaattttttttttgttaatcaataattttattattattatagttattaagttttatatttaagataGTTATTTGTTGCAAACTTATCGACCTACTTTTACtgtaaatttatcttaaatttacACTTACACATAAGTACAAGATTGCATTAGAATATTTGTTtagaaatttgatttttttttttgtgtgtgttgttacttttttcaACCTTTAAATACTGAAAGACAAACCTTGACAAATATGGTTTTGAAGATGAggtattaaaacaaatttttcaaggGGTGTTTTGGTATATTATTGTGTGGTgggttttttaaagatttttgtaaaacccttcaaaagatgaaatttaaaatctgggGATTAGGAGTTGACTGTTATATTCTTGTTACTACTATATTAGTTTTCTTTTGATAAGCATGATCTTTTTCAATGGTTatcattttacaaaaagttttgtaaCAAACCAATTTTTCTTGGCATTAACCTATTTTGCAGATCAGTTCTAAGTATTTTTACTATGGTAACTAGTAAGTATTTTTACTACGGTACTACCACTAGAAGGACTACCATCTATGGCTTATAAGCTTCTTTTACCTTTACTTGCAAATTGGGGcttttatattagatttttttttctgggtTGCACAACAGCTTAAAACgtgtttaaagattttttaagaaaaacctTGAAAATAGCATTTTATCTTATAAGGaatattgcaatatatatatatatatatatatatatatatatatatatatatatatatatatatatatatatatatatcaaccctcaaACTTaggaaaatatatattatcaacCCTCTTTAGGGtcgataatatatatatatatatatatatatatatatatatatatatatatatatatatatatatatatacaggctaggacgggaatggcgtgcgatcacGCGCTTGGTTTGACCACGcatattatagatatttttgACAATATAACCACGGTTGCTTTTAAGTTTTAGAAATGAGTcgataaaaaactgtttaaaatagcgttagaaataactttttattgtatttCAAGTTGATcgttgatctttttaaaaacttttatattacgtgaagatttttaaatactattactatttttttaaactttaataataaaatacgatatataaaacattttcaaataaatcgaTTAGTTACTTGCAATGATTCTTAAAAGTGGAcactttgtatttaaaatatccaagaatgttatttgaattttttttttattgtataagaaGTCGACAAAAATAGACGTCACGCTCAGTTGAACTAATAGGTAGAAGTTAGAAATTATTTGCACTCTCGCGCagtgattttaaaagtattatagtgttttatttttgaatgaaaatatcCGCGGAAGAGAGTTAATGAtcttttacttataaataatatttgttgtgACAGCCTTTATGGGACGACATGcatgtatattttatgataaatgtaaaagctctgattttttttaatgtattttgttGGATTAAAAAAAACGGAATTGAGAAGACAAATACAATAACTTTAATAGTCCGATTCAGATGTTGAGCTATATTCGTCGTCAATGGAGCTTTCGTCGGAACTATCGATTGTTTCTAGTGCAGCATCAGTGCCCTCCATTGATTCAAGGCGAACCCCCCTGCGTTTATTTAGGTATATATTGAGGGCACTATTCAAAATATCATCTCGTTCTTCTACGGTAAAATTTGGATCATTCCCGGCTATCAATATTGCGTCTTCCATTGTCTGATTGCTCATTTTTAAACGACGATCACTTAGTATCAGGGTTAGTATACTGAAAATCCGTTCCACAGACGAGTTTGAGCAAGAAATGCACATTATTAGTTCAACAAGAAGAAGAAGGTTTGGGAaagtttttctataataaacaaaaattttcttccATAGCAGCGCCGTTGTAACTCCTTTATACTctgtgtttattaataatttaaaagcattcCATTCAGAGAGAACCATTTCAACTTTTAATCCTGCGTATTCTAAAGGAATTTTAAATTCCCTTATTAATAAAGAGATGCTAGCATCGCCGTACATATTGTCTGCTGTCCAAAATTGGGGATCCAACCAACTCATTGATTCAAAGACCGTGTTTGACAACGAACTAAATCTATCGTCTATTAATGGTTTAATGATGTTAACTGCAGTTTTTCTAACTTCTATAGCAGCATTAATACTATCAATGTTAATGTTAGTCATATCGTAAAGCTCAATGTCAACAAATTctgcatttgttttttttaactcgtGTCCATCTTTGAAATAAGAAGAAACAAGAGTAGTTGTATCATCTTTGTACTTGAttctaaattttagtaaatatgaATCAAGTATATCGTCTATTGTTTCATTACTTAATTCAACCAAGTAATCCTTAGTTAGATCTATGGCTGGTTTTACCTCGTGCACcatcaacgttttttttttcgaaaaccaATGATAACGGGCTCAATTTCTCTAAGACGTCTAAGTAACCGCAAAACATGCATAACAGTCGGTAGTCATCCAAACGTTTGGAGATTCCGAAAAGTTTAGCGCGCATTTCTGCTGTGGTATTGCGATTGACAAGTGCGTTGTCAAAGCCTACAATAATTGCAGGCCAGTTATGTACCAATCTTGTCAATCCTCGTCTTCTGTGACTAACAAAGCGCGTTCCTGATATTTTGGGCAAGgtgtaatatgtaatatttagtGCCTCTGCTGCTTTTTtaacttcactttttaattttccagAATTGCGAAATAAATGGAATATGGTAGTATAAAATTGATCACAATCTctatattgaacaatatttctTGCACTATCTTTAATTGCCAGTTCCAAACGGTGGTTCACGCAGTGCATTTT is drawn from Hydra vulgaris chromosome 07, alternate assembly HydraT2T_AEP and contains these coding sequences:
- the LOC136082193 gene encoding zinc finger protein 862-like, whose product is MASAAKIIKFNKPISKSLKTFLLWGKEEFIGYTEENGLVIKIWCKVCARNKFAILSDRSVRGVMVGSLKAFIEGTSVVTKHQVDRHLEGHIHKLALEIDKRNPTEETGIGHIINPDNQNSLYNKQNIREAYFKMIKTAYEMALKPSMPHSHFEVLIKCQRLNGVQLVEGKDHNRAARQFISCIANAIKEKIAKIVKEKNFFSILSDGSQARKTKDEKELVLVRVERDGIPAYLVVSLLEMNSLGGVNANTIKKGIDSIFNESGNIPLTADAYKNKLVSATSDGASVNLGMYNGVLTQMKNNRTWLVKMHCVNHRLELAIKDSARNIVQYRDCDQFYTTIFHLFRNSGKLKSEVKKAAEALNITYYTLPKISGTRFVSHRRRGLTRLVHNWPAIIVGFDNALVNRNTTAEMRAKLFGISKRLDDYRLLCMFCGYLDVLEKLSPLSLVFEKKNVDGARDDILDSYLLKFRIKYKDDTTTLVSSYFKDGHELKKTNAEFVDIELYDMTNINIDSINAAIEVRKTAVNIIKPLIDDRFSSLSNTVFESMSWLDPQFWTADNMYGDASISLLIREFKIPLEYAGLKVEMVLSEWNAFKLLINTEYKGVTTALLWKKIFVYYRKTFPNLLLLVELIMCISCSNSSVERIFSILTLILSDRRLKMSNQTMEDAILIAGNDPNFTVEERDDILNSALNIYLNKRRGVRLESMEGTDAALETIDSSDESSIDDEYSSTSESDY